From a region of the Mercurialis annua linkage group LG1-X, ddMerAnnu1.2, whole genome shotgun sequence genome:
- the LOC126681019 gene encoding pre-rRNA-processing protein ESF2 isoform X2, with product MAKEEYKLNALSSQTERDTKSSLERQKRKKNKKRKQLLGNKMVDDEQDIIGDGPSVGRDSEHCDMRIEGSPKVMNPVAKSLKSNEEEHLLQENAVAAEKQEVSGLNCAEEEMMNDKMADMPKKKKRKRLLIDAGKADRRGICYLSRIPPHMDHVKLRHILSQYGEIQRIYLAPEIAVHKRQVQRKKADGSQDQAFSEGWVEFGNKNVAKKVANALNGEQMGGKKRSKFYYDLWNIKYLSKFKWDDLTEEIAYKSAIREQKLALELSAAKRERDFYLSKVDKSRALSSIEERLKKKQKVQQETGGEQSVSEQAPKFIRQFPQTKPVAEKPEERKSQLSKDVLAGVFGVS from the exons ATGGCTAAAGAAGAGTATAAACTGAATGCTTTGAGCTCTCAGACCGAAAGGGATACAAAATCCAGTTTGGAAAGACAAAAAcgtaagaaaaataaaaagagaaaacagtTGTTGGGTAATAAGATGGTAGACGATGAACAAGACATCATTGGGGATGGCCCCTCAGTTGGACGGGATTCAGAACATTGTGATATGAGGATAGAAGGTTCTCCAAAGGTGATGAATCCAGTTGCTAAAAGTTTGAAAAGCAATGAAGAGGAACATTTACTGCAAGAAAATGCAGTGGCTGCTGAAAAGCAAGAGGTCAGCGGGTTGAACTGTGCAGAAGAGGAGATGATGAATGATAAAATGGCTGATATGcctaaaaagaagaagagaaagcgGCTTTTAATTGATGCCGGTAAGGCTGACAGGCGCGGAATTTGTTACTTGAGTCGAATTCCTCCTCATATGGATCATGTAAAGCTTCGCCATATTCTATCCCAATATGGAGAAATACAGAGGATCTACCTTGCACCTGAAA TTGCAGTTCATAAACGTCAAGTACAACGAAAAAAAGCTGATGGATCTCAAGATCAAGCATTTTCTGAAGG GTGGGTTGAGTTTGGCAATAAAAATGTCGCCAAAAAAGTTGCTAATGCATTAAATGGTGAACAGATGG GTGGGAAGAAGAGATCAAAATTCTATTATGACCTTTGGAATATCAAGTACTTGAGTAAATTCAAATGGGATGATCTCACAGAAGAAATTG CTTATAAGAGTGCTATAAGAGAGCAGAAGTTAGCTCTAGAGCTTTCTGCTGCTAAGAGGGAGCGGGACTTTTATCTGTCTAAAGTTGACAAATCCCGTGCTTTGAGTTCTATAGAAGAACGCTTAAAGAAG AAACAAAAGGTCCAACAAGAGACTGGAGGTGAACAGTCTGTAAGCGAGCAAGCACCAAAATTCATCCGTCAATTTCCACAGACAAAACCAGTTGCAGAGAAACCAGAAGAAAGAAAATCTCAGCTCTCGAAGGATGTTCTGGCAGGG GTATTTGGTGTTTCTTAG
- the LOC126681019 gene encoding pre-rRNA-processing protein ESF2 isoform X1 has product MAKEEYKLNALSSQTERDTKSSLERQKRKKNKKRKQLLGNKMVDDEQDIIGDGPSVGRDSEHCDMRIEGSPKVMNPVAKSLKSNEEEHLLQENAVAAEKQEVSGLNCAEEEMMNDKMADMPKKKKRKRLLIDAGKADRRGICYLSRIPPHMDHVKLRHILSQYGEIQRIYLAPETVAVHKRQVQRKKADGSQDQAFSEGWVEFGNKNVAKKVANALNGEQMGGKKRSKFYYDLWNIKYLSKFKWDDLTEEIAYKSAIREQKLALELSAAKRERDFYLSKVDKSRALSSIEERLKKKQKVQQETGGEQSVSEQAPKFIRQFPQTKPVAEKPEERKSQLSKDVLAGVFGVS; this is encoded by the exons ATGGCTAAAGAAGAGTATAAACTGAATGCTTTGAGCTCTCAGACCGAAAGGGATACAAAATCCAGTTTGGAAAGACAAAAAcgtaagaaaaataaaaagagaaaacagtTGTTGGGTAATAAGATGGTAGACGATGAACAAGACATCATTGGGGATGGCCCCTCAGTTGGACGGGATTCAGAACATTGTGATATGAGGATAGAAGGTTCTCCAAAGGTGATGAATCCAGTTGCTAAAAGTTTGAAAAGCAATGAAGAGGAACATTTACTGCAAGAAAATGCAGTGGCTGCTGAAAAGCAAGAGGTCAGCGGGTTGAACTGTGCAGAAGAGGAGATGATGAATGATAAAATGGCTGATATGcctaaaaagaagaagagaaagcgGCTTTTAATTGATGCCGGTAAGGCTGACAGGCGCGGAATTTGTTACTTGAGTCGAATTCCTCCTCATATGGATCATGTAAAGCTTCGCCATATTCTATCCCAATATGGAGAAATACAGAGGATCTACCTTGCACCTGAAA CAGTTGCAGTTCATAAACGTCAAGTACAACGAAAAAAAGCTGATGGATCTCAAGATCAAGCATTTTCTGAAGG GTGGGTTGAGTTTGGCAATAAAAATGTCGCCAAAAAAGTTGCTAATGCATTAAATGGTGAACAGATGG GTGGGAAGAAGAGATCAAAATTCTATTATGACCTTTGGAATATCAAGTACTTGAGTAAATTCAAATGGGATGATCTCACAGAAGAAATTG CTTATAAGAGTGCTATAAGAGAGCAGAAGTTAGCTCTAGAGCTTTCTGCTGCTAAGAGGGAGCGGGACTTTTATCTGTCTAAAGTTGACAAATCCCGTGCTTTGAGTTCTATAGAAGAACGCTTAAAGAAG AAACAAAAGGTCCAACAAGAGACTGGAGGTGAACAGTCTGTAAGCGAGCAAGCACCAAAATTCATCCGTCAATTTCCACAGACAAAACCAGTTGCAGAGAAACCAGAAGAAAGAAAATCTCAGCTCTCGAAGGATGTTCTGGCAGGG GTATTTGGTGTTTCTTAG